The following are encoded together in the Verrucomicrobiia bacterium genome:
- a CDS encoding DUF488 domain-containing protein, which produces MLYALGHSTRPIDAFIAILKAHGIRCLADIRTVPKSRHNPQYNGDALKRSLRKEKIRYVHLKDLGGLRKARPDSVNKGWQNASFRGYADYMQTPEFEKGVKKLLGLAEKKTVAFMCAEGNPFRCHRSLLADALLARGIEVTQISSRKPGRLHRKTPFARIRGRKVTYPAPKPARA; this is translated from the coding sequence ATGCTTTACGCACTCGGGCATTCGACCCGTCCGATCGACGCTTTTATTGCCATCCTCAAAGCGCACGGCATCCGCTGCCTGGCGGACATCCGCACGGTCCCCAAGTCGCGGCATAACCCGCAGTACAACGGGGATGCGCTGAAGCGCAGCCTGCGAAAAGAAAAAATCCGGTACGTGCACCTGAAAGACCTGGGCGGGCTTCGGAAGGCGCGGCCGGATTCGGTGAACAAGGGCTGGCAAAACGCGAGTTTCCGCGGCTACGCGGATTACATGCAGACGCCCGAATTCGAAAAGGGCGTGAAAAAACTCCTGGGCCTCGCGGAAAAAAAGACCGTGGCGTTCATGTGCGCCGAAGGCAACCCGTTCCGCTGCCACCGTTCGCTTCTGGCTGACGCGCTTCTCGCGCGGGGCATCGAAGTCACGCAGATTTCCAGCCGCAAGCCCGGCCGCCTGCACAGGAAAACGCCCTTTGCCCGCATCCGCGGCCGCAAAGTCACGTATCCTGCCCCAAAGCCCGCCCGCGCCTGA